The Hyphomonas sediminis genome contains a region encoding:
- the amaB gene encoding L-piperidine-6-carboxylate dehydrogenase, whose translation MTPHDIARTSLARLGVPMPSAEGAIACRSPLDGSVLGYLPAAGAIDHEAAVSSAAEAFLAWREVPAPRRGEFVRLLGEELRAAKTDLAALVTLEAGKIPSEAMGEVQEMIDICDFATGLSRQLHGLTIASERPGHRMMETWHPAGITAVITAFNFPVAVWGWNAALALICGNPVIWKPSEKTPLTALAVSSVAARAAKAFGGVPQGLLSCLVGGAETGARLAADERVAVLSATGSTRMGRAVAPIVAQRFGKMILELGGNNAGIVCPSADLDLATRAIAFSALGTAGQRCTTMRRLFVHESVRGALLPRLKAAFASARVGNPSEEGVLVGPLIDGAAGDMMQDALAEARALGAVITGGERLPGAGVYVRPAIVEMSGQQGPMLRETFAPILYVVPYADLSQAIALNNEAGAGLSSSIFTTDLREAERFLSAAGSDCGIANVNIGTSGAEIGGAFGGEKETGGGRESGSDAWKGYMRRATNTINYSGALPLAQGIRFDLPD comes from the coding sequence ATGACACCGCACGATATTGCCCGCACCAGCCTCGCCCGCCTTGGCGTTCCCATGCCGTCTGCCGAGGGCGCCATCGCCTGCCGCTCGCCGCTGGATGGGTCCGTACTCGGATATCTCCCCGCCGCTGGCGCGATAGATCACGAAGCCGCCGTATCCTCCGCTGCTGAGGCGTTCCTTGCCTGGCGCGAGGTTCCCGCGCCGCGCCGGGGCGAGTTCGTGCGCCTCCTCGGGGAAGAGCTGCGCGCCGCCAAGACAGACCTTGCCGCGCTCGTCACGCTCGAAGCCGGCAAGATCCCGTCCGAAGCGATGGGCGAAGTGCAGGAGATGATCGACATCTGCGACTTTGCAACCGGCCTTTCCCGGCAATTGCATGGCCTCACCATTGCGTCCGAGCGCCCCGGCCACCGGATGATGGAAACCTGGCATCCTGCCGGCATCACGGCAGTCATTACCGCCTTCAATTTTCCCGTCGCCGTCTGGGGGTGGAACGCCGCGCTTGCGCTCATCTGCGGCAACCCCGTCATCTGGAAGCCTTCTGAGAAAACCCCGCTCACAGCCCTTGCTGTCAGCAGCGTTGCCGCCCGCGCTGCCAAGGCCTTCGGCGGCGTGCCCCAGGGGTTGCTCTCCTGCCTCGTCGGCGGGGCGGAAACGGGCGCGCGCCTGGCCGCCGATGAGCGCGTTGCGGTTCTCTCGGCTACGGGTTCCACGCGCATGGGCCGCGCGGTTGCGCCAATTGTTGCCCAGCGTTTCGGCAAGATGATCCTGGAGCTTGGCGGCAACAATGCCGGCATCGTCTGTCCGTCTGCGGATCTGGACCTTGCCACCCGCGCCATCGCCTTCTCGGCGCTGGGAACAGCGGGCCAGCGCTGCACCACGATGCGCCGCCTCTTCGTGCATGAAAGCGTGCGCGGCGCGCTCCTGCCGCGCCTCAAGGCGGCCTTTGCGTCCGCCCGCGTCGGCAACCCGTCGGAAGAGGGCGTCCTCGTTGGCCCGCTGATCGATGGCGCCGCTGGGGACATGATGCAGGACGCACTCGCCGAGGCCCGCGCGCTCGGCGCGGTGATCACAGGCGGCGAGCGCTTGCCAGGGGCGGGCGTCTATGTCCGTCCCGCAATCGTGGAAATGTCCGGCCAGCAAGGCCCCATGCTGCGCGAAACCTTCGCGCCCATCCTTTACGTTGTGCCCTATGCGGATCTTTCGCAGGCCATCGCGCTCAACAATGAAGCCGGCGCGGGCTTGTCCTCGTCGATCTTCACAACAGACCTGCGCGAGGCCGAGCGTTTCCTCTCTGCCGCCGGGTCGGACTGCGGCATCGCCAACGTCAATATCGGCACATCCGGCGCAGAAATCGGCGGCGCATTCGGCGGTGAGAAAGAAACCGGCGGCGGCCGCGAATCCGGCTCCGATGCCTGGAAAGGCTATATGCGCCGCGCCACCAACACGATCAACTATTCCGGCGCGCTGCCGCTGGCGCAGGGCATCCGCTTCGATCTGCCGGATTAA
- a CDS encoding SDR family oxidoreductase, which translates to MTSQPSLLFVFGLGYSAAQLAGRLMAAGWQVAGTVRSEAKAAALRAEGIDARVWSGEGPVEVPDGAHWLITLPPDQEGCPAARNASNGPKMSQSVTYLSTTGVYGDQNGGWVTEWSPVNPGSRRAAARVLAETQWQGLVGDKLRLVRLPGIYGPGRSAFDKLRDGTARSIVKEDQVFSRVHVDDIASGLEALLYRPDAAGVFHLCDDLPAPAQDVTVHAASLLGVDPPPEIPIREAGLSPMAASFYAECKRVSNARAKAALGWRPAYPTYREGLAAILAGESCRILP; encoded by the coding sequence ATGACAAGTCAGCCATCTCTGCTGTTTGTTTTCGGACTTGGCTACTCTGCCGCACAGTTGGCCGGGCGGCTGATGGCGGCTGGCTGGCAGGTTGCCGGAACGGTTCGTTCCGAAGCGAAGGCGGCTGCCCTTCGTGCGGAGGGAATTGACGCGCGGGTCTGGTCCGGGGAAGGGCCGGTTGAGGTGCCGGACGGGGCGCATTGGCTGATCACCCTGCCGCCCGATCAGGAAGGCTGCCCGGCGGCGCGAAATGCCTCAAACGGACCCAAAATGTCCCAATCCGTCACTTATCTGTCCACAACTGGCGTCTATGGGGACCAGAATGGCGGCTGGGTGACCGAGTGGAGCCCGGTCAATCCCGGCTCCCGGCGCGCCGCTGCGCGTGTGCTGGCAGAGACGCAATGGCAAGGGCTGGTTGGGGATAAGCTTCGCCTTGTCCGCCTGCCAGGCATCTATGGTCCCGGCCGCTCTGCCTTCGACAAGCTGCGCGACGGCACTGCCCGCAGCATCGTGAAGGAGGACCAGGTCTTCTCCCGCGTGCATGTCGATGACATCGCCTCAGGCTTGGAAGCGCTGCTCTACAGGCCTGACGCTGCAGGTGTTTTTCATCTTTGCGACGATCTTCCGGCGCCCGCGCAGGATGTCACCGTCCACGCCGCCAGCCTCCTTGGCGTCGACCCGCCGCCAGAAATCCCGATCCGCGAGGCGGGGCTTTCGCCCATGGCAGCGAGCTTTTACGCCGAATGCAAGCGTGTCTCCAACGCCCGCGCCAAAGCCGCCCTCGGCTGGCGCCCCGCCTATCCGACGTACCGGGAAGGACTAGCAGCTATCCTCGCCGGCGAATCCTGCAGAATATTGCCCTGA
- a CDS encoding tetratricopeptide repeat protein, with translation MSLIAMAAGAALFLQQSAGAEIAAAEASRLEACVAKIEQAPEEAYEDGLAWTFEGNRPGARQCTALALIALGNVEEGAMRLEALSTSTDGGTMEQRAVYLSQAGNAWLQIGAAEAAAVSFSEALKLAPSETDLLLDRASSYMLIDKWDEALSDLNIAIANTPGNAIAHQMRAEVHLNKEAFDLAMKDVETSMAADPKNIDTLLVRGRVREAMRLKAGN, from the coding sequence ATGTCGCTGATTGCCATGGCCGCCGGTGCGGCGCTTTTCCTGCAGCAAAGCGCAGGCGCCGAGATCGCCGCCGCCGAAGCCTCACGGCTGGAAGCCTGCGTCGCGAAGATCGAACAGGCACCCGAAGAGGCCTATGAAGACGGTCTGGCCTGGACCTTCGAGGGCAACCGCCCCGGCGCGCGCCAATGCACGGCGCTGGCCCTGATTGCGCTGGGCAATGTCGAAGAAGGCGCCATGCGCCTGGAAGCCCTGTCCACCTCAACCGATGGCGGCACGATGGAGCAGCGCGCGGTATACCTCTCGCAAGCGGGCAATGCCTGGCTGCAGATCGGCGCGGCGGAAGCAGCTGCCGTTTCGTTCAGTGAAGCCCTGAAGCTCGCCCCCAGCGAGACAGACCTGCTGCTGGACCGGGCAAGCTCGTACATGCTGATCGACAAATGGGATGAAGCCCTGAGCGACCTCAACATCGCCATCGCCAACACCCCCGGCAACGCGATCGCTCACCAGATGCGCGCCGAAGTGCACCTCAACAAGGAAGCCTTCGACCTCGCGATGAAGGATGTCGAGACCTCAATGGCGGCCGACCCGAAGAATATCGACACGCTGCTGGTACGCGGCCGCGTGCGCGAAGCGATGCGCCTGAAGGCGGGGAATTAG
- a CDS encoding tetratricopeptide repeat protein has translation MSSAKKPLAGLALVLAATASACASTGQSAADKEMEQAIEAALAPAPAEEREAANRADPLTRANFWGKEYQKAPQDVTVAREFASALRGIGSNKRAIEVINTTLIVHPGDADLLLTLGRVQMAEGQFQQARAAFEATTQSAPGRAEGWAALGTALDQLEMHRQAQASYQRALQIDPARTTTLTNYGLSLLLSGDLAGAEAQLRQAAAQPDANSRVTENLALVIGLQGRFDEMKTLSSQNAPDKVAEQNADLLRGLVQPARSYDSLMNTDTSPTATPGTKRRLRGSID, from the coding sequence ATGTCCAGTGCCAAAAAGCCCCTCGCCGGCCTCGCGCTCGTGCTGGCAGCAACCGCCAGCGCCTGCGCCTCCACCGGCCAGAGCGCGGCCGACAAGGAAATGGAACAGGCCATCGAGGCCGCCCTGGCGCCGGCCCCTGCCGAGGAGCGGGAAGCCGCCAACCGGGCCGATCCGCTGACGCGGGCAAACTTCTGGGGCAAGGAATACCAGAAGGCGCCGCAGGACGTGACCGTGGCGCGCGAATTTGCCTCCGCCCTGCGCGGCATCGGCAGCAACAAGCGCGCCATTGAAGTGATCAACACCACGCTGATCGTGCATCCCGGCGATGCGGACCTACTGTTGACGCTGGGCCGTGTTCAGATGGCGGAGGGACAGTTCCAGCAGGCACGCGCAGCATTTGAAGCCACAACGCAGTCGGCCCCCGGCCGCGCCGAAGGCTGGGCCGCGCTGGGCACCGCCCTCGACCAGCTGGAAATGCACCGCCAAGCACAGGCAAGCTATCAGCGCGCCCTGCAGATTGACCCGGCACGCACGACGACGCTGACCAATTATGGCTTGTCGCTGCTGCTTTCTGGCGACCTTGCCGGCGCCGAGGCGCAACTGCGACAGGCCGCCGCCCAGCCGGACGCAAATTCTCGCGTCACGGAAAACCTTGCCCTCGTAATCGGCCTGCAGGGCCGGTTTGACGAGATGAAGACGCTCAGTTCACAGAATGCCCCGGACAAGGTGGCCGAGCAGAATGCGGACCTGCTGCGCGGGCTGGTGCAGCCGGCCCGCTCCTACGACTCGCTGATGAACACTGACACCTCGCCCACCGCGACGCCCGGAACGAAGCGCCGCCTGCGCGGCTCGATCGACTAG
- a CDS encoding leucyl aminopeptidase family protein, with protein sequence MHTSFTAQSSGSVQVWFYTSGLFGALGSDPFPNARAIAAAQGFTGGAGQTVLVPGADGGTAHVLYGLGKGQDALIVAGLSARLPAGDYEIAETGGYAFASIAAGWADGAYRFDGYKKEKAAPPRLVIPASEDVARLSREASAIAGLRDMVNTPAADMGPEQIHGRISALGERYGARVTAVVGDTLLTENYPMVHAVGRAAVKEPRFIMLEWGKPGAPKVSLCGKGITFDTGGLNIKGGDGMRIMKKDMGGAAHAIALAELVMEARLPVHLRLFVSAAENAIAGDAFRPGDILQSRKGLTVEIDNTDAEGRLVLGDALARACEDQPDLLLDFATLTGAARVALGPDLAPLYTNDEQLAADILEGSAASGDPVWRMPLWEPYLAYLQSPVADLVNSGGAGMAGSISAAIFLKQFVSVDSWAHFDVWAWRKSKYGRPDGGAACGLRAVWSMLEKRYPAV encoded by the coding sequence ATGCACACCTCCTTCACCGCCCAATCCTCCGGTTCCGTTCAGGTCTGGTTCTATACGAGCGGCCTGTTTGGCGCGCTGGGAAGTGATCCGTTCCCGAATGCGCGGGCGATTGCGGCGGCGCAGGGCTTTACCGGCGGCGCAGGGCAGACGGTGCTGGTGCCCGGCGCAGACGGGGGCACGGCGCACGTCCTCTATGGCCTCGGCAAGGGGCAGGACGCGCTGATCGTCGCCGGCCTCTCCGCGCGGCTTCCCGCCGGTGACTATGAAATCGCAGAGACTGGTGGCTACGCTTTCGCCAGCATCGCGGCGGGCTGGGCAGACGGCGCGTACCGTTTCGATGGCTACAAGAAAGAGAAGGCGGCGCCGCCGCGCCTCGTCATCCCGGCGTCTGAAGATGTCGCCCGCCTGTCGCGGGAGGCCAGCGCCATCGCCGGTCTGCGCGATATGGTCAACACGCCGGCTGCCGATATGGGCCCCGAGCAGATCCATGGCCGCATTTCGGCGCTGGGCGAGCGCTATGGCGCCCGTGTCACCGCCGTTGTCGGGGATACGCTGCTGACTGAGAACTATCCGATGGTCCATGCCGTCGGCCGCGCCGCCGTGAAGGAGCCGCGCTTCATCATGCTGGAATGGGGCAAGCCCGGCGCGCCGAAAGTCTCGCTCTGCGGCAAGGGTATCACCTTTGATACCGGCGGCCTGAACATCAAGGGCGGCGACGGCATGCGCATCATGAAGAAGGATATGGGCGGCGCGGCCCATGCCATCGCGCTGGCGGAACTGGTGATGGAGGCGCGCTTGCCGGTTCACCTGCGCCTCTTCGTGTCGGCAGCTGAAAACGCCATCGCGGGCGATGCCTTCCGCCCCGGCGATATCCTGCAAAGCCGCAAAGGCCTCACGGTCGAGATCGACAATACCGACGCTGAGGGCCGTCTCGTGCTGGGTGATGCGCTCGCCCGCGCCTGCGAGGACCAGCCCGACCTGCTGCTCGATTTTGCCACTCTCACCGGCGCCGCCCGCGTTGCGCTCGGCCCTGATCTGGCGCCCCTCTATACTAATGACGAGCAGCTCGCCGCCGACATTCTCGAGGGCTCTGCCGCGTCAGGCGATCCGGTCTGGCGCATGCCGCTCTGGGAGCCCTACCTCGCCTATCTGCAAAGCCCGGTGGCCGATCTCGTCAATTCGGGCGGGGCAGGCATGGCCGGCTCGATCTCGGCAGCCATCTTCCTGAAACAGTTCGTCTCGGTGGACAGCTGGGCGCATTTCGATGTCTGGGCCTGGCGCAAATCCAAATATGGCCGCCCCGACGGCGGCGCCGCCTGCGGCCTCCGCGCCGTCTGGTCCATGCTCGAAAAACGCTACCCGGCGGTTTGA